Proteins encoded by one window of Terriglobales bacterium:
- a CDS encoding DinB family protein yields the protein MNFQLDEALAMLNRTPRVFDALLRDQPAEWLNSRIDPKAFSPMDVLGHVMFAEVDDWIPRARRILEFQDSRAFDPFDRRGFNLLIEGKSVDELLQEFAGLRRKSIETLRSFGLDEASLDLPGRHPELGAVTMRQLLATWVVHDWNHIDQILRTLARQYAQEVGPWKAFLGILNR from the coding sequence ATGAATTTTCAACTCGACGAAGCCTTGGCAATGTTAAACCGCACTCCGCGTGTGTTTGATGCTTTGTTGCGCGACCAACCTGCTGAATGGCTCAATTCTCGCATTGATCCGAAGGCATTCAGTCCAATGGACGTATTGGGCCACGTGATGTTTGCCGAAGTTGACGACTGGATTCCGCGAGCGCGCAGGATTCTCGAGTTTCAGGACTCGCGTGCATTCGATCCTTTCGACCGGCGCGGGTTCAATCTGCTGATCGAGGGAAAGTCCGTCGATGAATTGCTGCAGGAATTTGCCGGGCTGCGCCGCAAGAGCATCGAGACGCTTCGTTCGTTCGGACTCGACGAAGCCAGTCTTGATTTACCCGGCCGCCATCCCGAATTGGGAGCAGTGACCATGCGCCAATTGCTCGCCACTTGGGTGGTCCACGACTGGAATCACATCGACCAGATCCTGCGCACGCTGGCTCGGCAATACGCTCAAGAAGTAGGACCGTGGAAAGCTTTTCTTGGAATTCTCAATCGCTAG
- a CDS encoding metallophosphoesterase family protein, translating into MTSRPTIVGLISDTHGLLRPEVVNALRGSHAIIHAGDVGREEIVRELEKIAPVTVVRGNIDTSAWSRKLPATNVLEIAGTSIYVLHNIDELDLDPGSAGFSGVIFGHSHRPLIEQRKGVLFVNPGSAGPRRFNLPTSVGRLVIENAILAPELITFALGDTKK; encoded by the coding sequence ATGACTTCAAGACCTACGATCGTCGGACTCATATCCGACACACACGGACTCCTTCGTCCCGAAGTGGTAAACGCGCTGCGTGGGTCTCACGCAATCATTCACGCCGGCGATGTAGGGCGCGAAGAGATCGTTCGCGAGCTGGAGAAGATTGCGCCTGTGACCGTCGTTCGCGGCAATATTGATACGAGTGCATGGTCACGCAAGCTGCCGGCGACGAATGTTCTGGAAATCGCTGGAACGAGCATCTACGTACTTCATAACATCGATGAACTCGATCTCGACCCGGGCTCCGCCGGATTTTCAGGCGTGATTTTCGGTCACTCGCATAGACCGCTGATCGAACAGCGCAAAGGCGTTCTCTTCGTCAATCCAGGCAGTGCAGGACCACGCCGGTTCAATTTGCCGACCTCCGTTGGGCGATTGGTGATCGAAAATGCAATCCTCGCTCCTGAACTGATCACATTCGCACTAGGTGATACTAAAAAGTGA
- a CDS encoding GNAT family N-acetyltransferase, producing MLQNRPAQIELRPALDHDFEYCRRLYFEEMSWIIEELHLDRTAQKTNLRQQWNSTQVRIIVLDGTDVGWVQTIREEDGLFLGQLFVDNKFQRRGVGTEVMKRLISEAAAFNLAVRLNVVRINPARRLYERLGFRVTHEHDRKFYMKRDADVV from the coding sequence ATGCTACAGAATAGACCTGCGCAGATTGAATTGCGTCCAGCTCTCGACCACGATTTCGAGTACTGCCGGCGTCTCTATTTCGAGGAAATGAGTTGGATCATTGAGGAACTACATTTAGACAGAACCGCGCAAAAAACTAACTTGAGGCAGCAGTGGAACTCGACGCAGGTTCGCATCATAGTGCTCGACGGCACCGATGTAGGCTGGGTGCAGACCATCCGGGAAGAAGATGGACTTTTCCTCGGGCAGCTGTTCGTGGACAACAAGTTTCAGCGTAGGGGCGTCGGTACCGAGGTGATGAAGCGATTGATTAGCGAAGCCGCTGCATTCAATCTTGCAGTTCGCCTGAATGTAGTGCGAATCAATCCTGCGCGCCGACTTTACGAGCGCCTTGGCTTCCGAGTCACACATGAACACGATCGCAAGTTCTACATGAAGCGCGATGCCGATGTCGTTTGA
- a CDS encoding zinc-binding alcohol dehydrogenase family protein gives MHAAVLHKIGTVPRYEEFPEPVISDKNSEAIVHVRAASLKPVDKQIASGAHFASGRELPRVCGTDGVGHLDDGQRVFFGGSRPPHGAMAERTVVPRAFTFPIPDNVDDATAAALPNPGISAWLSLAYRAKLARGENVLILGATGITGKLAVKIAKLLGAARVVAAGRNQEALESLSDLGADATISLALPAGELTEAFLRERTGFQVVIDYLWGAPAEAFFAAITRKEFAAIGGETRFVQAGESAAPTITLPAAVLRSTALTIMGTAGIPPRDILVEAFQQVMAHAAEGNLHIDTEKVPLPDVENAWQRDQLRSRLVIMTR, from the coding sequence ATGCACGCTGCCGTCCTGCACAAGATTGGAACGGTTCCTCGTTACGAAGAATTCCCAGAGCCGGTCATTAGTGACAAAAACAGTGAAGCGATCGTGCATGTTCGCGCTGCATCGCTGAAGCCTGTTGACAAGCAAATTGCGAGCGGAGCGCACTTTGCAAGCGGCCGCGAGCTGCCGCGCGTTTGCGGCACGGATGGAGTAGGCCATCTCGATGACGGGCAACGGGTCTTCTTCGGAGGGTCCCGGCCACCGCACGGGGCAATGGCAGAGCGTACCGTAGTGCCGCGTGCCTTCACGTTCCCAATTCCGGACAATGTGGACGACGCGACTGCCGCAGCTCTGCCCAACCCGGGCATCTCAGCGTGGCTTTCACTCGCCTACCGCGCAAAGTTAGCGCGAGGTGAAAACGTCCTCATCCTTGGCGCGACAGGGATCACCGGTAAACTGGCGGTAAAGATTGCAAAGCTTCTTGGGGCTGCTCGGGTCGTTGCAGCGGGACGCAATCAAGAGGCGCTGGAATCGCTCTCTGATCTCGGCGCCGACGCGACAATCTCTCTGGCATTGCCTGCCGGTGAACTCACCGAAGCATTTCTGCGGGAACGCACGGGATTCCAGGTGGTGATCGACTACTTGTGGGGAGCTCCCGCGGAAGCATTTTTCGCTGCGATAACCCGCAAAGAATTTGCAGCGATCGGAGGCGAAACCCGCTTCGTTCAGGCTGGAGAAAGCGCTGCGCCGACCATCACACTTCCCGCAGCTGTGCTGCGTAGCACGGCACTAACAATTATGGGCACCGCCGGGATTCCGCCGCGCGACATTTTGGTTGAAGCTTTTCAGCAAGTGATGGCGCATGCAGCAGAAGGGAACCTTCATATAGACACCGAAAAGGTCCCGCTTCCCGATGTTGAAAACGCCTGGCAGCGCGATCAACTCCGCAGTCGCTTGGTGATCATGACGCGGTGA